From one Rhodamnia argentea isolate NSW1041297 chromosome 1, ASM2092103v1, whole genome shotgun sequence genomic stretch:
- the LOC115743950 gene encoding mannosylglycoprotein endo-beta-mannosidase isoform X2, translating to MARGEIDGGGAHRGSAHHDSSSDRGRSSVDGGCRSRDPGAQHLDLNFRAINYSAEVYLNGHKKVLPKGMFRRHQLDVTDILHPNGQNMLAVLVHPPDHPGKIPPEGGQGGDHEIGKDVATQYVEGWDWIAPIRDRNTGIWDEVSVTVTGPVKLIDPHLVSSFFDNYKRVYLHCTTELENRSTWVAECSLSIEVTAELEGNTTSIEHLRTEHLSILPGARSKHTFTELFFYKPNLWWPNGMGKQSLYHVAVSIEVKGFGESDLWRHLFGFRKIESHIDSATGGRLFKVNGQPIFIRGGNWILSDGLLRLSEKRYRTDIKFHADMNFNMIRCWAGGLSERPEFYHYCDMYGLLVWQEFWITGDVDGRGDPVSNPDGPLDHDLFLLCAKDTVKLIRNHASLALWVGGNEQVPPDDLNTALKNYLKLHPYFEKVGEDDKTLEDLNKEEKDPSLYLDGTRIYVQGSMWDGFADSKGGWTDGPYEIQYPESFFKDDFYSYGFNPEVGSVGMPVAATIRATMPPEGWQIPIFKKLSNGYTEEVPNPIWEYHKYIPYSKPDKVHDQIELYGTPKDLDDFCLKAQLVNYIQYRALLEGWTSYMWRKFTGVLIWKTQNPWTGLRGQFYDHLLDQTAGFYGCRSAAEPIHVQLNLATYSIEVVNTTSDALSGVAIEASVWDLEGACPYYKVFDKLSVPPKKTVSIVEMKYPKSQSPKPVYFLLLKLYHMSDFGIISRNFYWLHVSGGNYKLLEAYRKKKVPLRITSRAYVRGSTYEIDMHVQNTSKKPDYQNLTYRNVFSTRHSGGDIDLASFDSDQAAKEVKCRSGLLQRAGKCFSKEANSPSVTIINGTEVGVAFFLHFSVHAMKADRKEGEDTRILPVHYSDNYFSLVPGEIMTINVSFEVPTGVTPRVTLNGWNYHGGHTVH from the exons ATGGCTCGCGGCGAGATCGACGGAGGTGGAGCTCACCGGGGCTCAGCTCACCACGACTCATCCTCCGACCGGGGCCGATCCTCCGTGGATGGAGGCTGTCGTTCCCGGGAC cCTGGAGCACAACACCTCGATCTGAATTTTCGAGCAATTAACTACTCTGCGGAAGTTTACTTGAATGGGCATAAAAAGGTTCTTCCAAAAGGAATGTTCAGAAGACATCAACTTGATGTTACTGACATTCTCCATCCTAATGGACAAAACATGCTAGCAGTTCTTGTTCACCCCCCAGATCACCCTGGAAAAATACCTCCAGAGGGAGGACAAGGTGGGGACCATGAG ATCGGAAAGGATGTCGCAACACAATATGTTGAGGGTTGGGACTGGATTGCTCCTATAAG GGATCGTAATACTGGCATATGGGATGAAGTATCAGTTACCGTCACTGGG CCTGTAAAGTTAATTGATCCCCACTTGGTGTCATCATTTTTCGACAACTATAAGAGAGTATACTTGCATTGTACGACTGAGTTGGAAAATAGAAGTACATGGGTTGCTGAATGCTCTTTGAGCATCGAAGTGACTGCAGAACTTGAGGGCAATACCACTTCAATAGAGCATCTTCGGACTGAACATCTGTCAATTTTGCCTGGAGCTCGGAGTAAACATACATTTACGGAG CTATTTTTCTATAAGCCGAATCTATGGTGGCCAAATGGCATGGGAAAGCAGTCCCTTTACCATGTTGCTGTCAGCATTGAAGTGAAAGGATTTGGAGAGTCTGATTTGTGGAGACATCTATTTGGATTCCGCAAAATTGAGAGCCATATTGATAGTGCAACTGGTGGAAG GTTGTTCAAGGTTAATGGGCAGCCCATCTTTATTCGTGGGGGTAATTGGATTTTATCAGACGGATTACTGCGACTTTCAGAGAAACGCTACAGGACCGATATCAAATTCCATGCTGATATGAATTTCAACATGATCCGCTGTTGGGCTGGCGGATTATCGGAAAGGCCGGAATTTTACCATTATTGTGATATGTATGGTCTTCtg GTCTGGCAAGAATTTTGGATTACTGGTGACGTTGATGGACGTGGAGACCCGGTATCCAATCCAGATGGCCCGCTGGATCATGACCTATTTCTTCTGTGTGCAAAAGACACTGTCAAGCTTATAAGGAATCATGCAAGTCTGGCTCTTTGGGTAGGTGGAAACGAACAAGTTCCACCAGATGACCTCAACACTGCTCTAAAGAATTACCTCAAACTTCATCCCTATTTTGAAAAGGTGGGTGAAGATGACAAAACTTTAGAAGATTTGAATAAAGAGGAGAAAGATCCCAGCCTCTATCTCGATGGAACACGCATCTATGTTCAAGGGTCCATGTGGGATGGGTTTGCTGACAGCAAAGGTGGTTGGACCGATGGCCCTTACGAGATCCAGTATCCTGAAAGCTTCTTTAAGGATGACTTCTACAGTTATGGATTCAATCCAGAAGTGGGTTCTGTGGGTATGCCTGTTGCAGCTACCATCAGAGCAACAATGCCTCCAGAAGGATGGCAAATTCCAATCTTCAAGAAACTTTCAAATGGTTACACAGAAGAAGTTCCAAATCCTATATGGGAATACCATAAGTACATACCATACTCAAAACCAGACAAGGTTCATGATCAAATCGAACTCTATGGTACCCCCAAGGATCTTGATGACTTCTGTTTGAAG GCTCAGCTCGTAAACTACATACAGTATAGAGCTTTATTGGAAGGCTGGACTTCTTATATGTGGAGAAAATTCACGGGGGTTCTCATATGGAAGACACAGAATCCTTGGACTGGTCTTAGAGGTCAATTTTATGATCACCTACTTGATCAAACGGCAGGGTTCTACGGCTGCCGTTCAGCTGCAGAGCCGAtccatgttcaacttaatctaGCCACCTATTCTATTGAG GTTGTTAATACCACATCAGATGCGCTCTCTGGCGTAGCAATAGAAGCCTCAGTCTGGGATTTGGAGGGAGCATGTCCATACTACAAGGTTTTTGACAAACTTTCAGTGCCACCCAAAAAGACTGTTTCCATTGTTGAGATGAAATATCCCAAATCGCAAAGTCCGAAGCCTGTctacttccttcttcttaaacTCTACCACATGTCCGATTTTGGTATCATATCTAGGAACTTTTACTGGTTACATGTGTCTGGTGGTAACTACAAGCTGTTGGAAGCATACAGGAAGAAGAAAGTACCTCTCAGGATCACATCTAGGGCTTATGTCAGAGGTTCCACATACGAAATTGACATGCATGTGCAAAACACATCTAAAAAGCCAGACTATCAAAATTTAACGTACCGGAATGTTTTCAGTACAAGGCATAGTGGGGGAGACATTGACTTGGCCTCTTTCGATTCTGACCAAGCTGCTAAGGAGGTAAAATGCCGATCCGGTTTACTTCAGAGAGCGGGCAAATGCTTTTCGAAGGAGGCTAATAGTCCAAGCGTCACGATTATCAATGGAACCGAAGTTGGAGTTGCTTTCTTCCTTCATTTCTCTGTTCATGCTATGAAGGCAGACCGCAAGGAAGGAGAAGACACAAGAATCCTTCCTGTTCATTACTCGGATAATTACTTCTCTTTAGTACCGGGCGAAATTATGACCATCAATGTCTCTTTCGAAGTTCCAACTGGCGTTACTCCTCGAGTCACGCTGAATGGCTGGAATTACCATGGTGGGCATACTGTCCACTGA
- the LOC115743950 gene encoding mannosylglycoprotein endo-beta-mannosidase isoform X1 yields MKAAAAPVIAGIGKTKLDSGWLAARSTEVELTGAQLTTTHPPTGADPPWMEAVVPGTVLGTLVKNKAVPDPFYGLNNEAIIDIADSGREFYTFWFFTAFQCKLPGAQHLDLNFRAINYSAEVYLNGHKKVLPKGMFRRHQLDVTDILHPNGQNMLAVLVHPPDHPGKIPPEGGQGGDHEIGKDVATQYVEGWDWIAPIRDRNTGIWDEVSVTVTGPVKLIDPHLVSSFFDNYKRVYLHCTTELENRSTWVAECSLSIEVTAELEGNTTSIEHLRTEHLSILPGARSKHTFTELFFYKPNLWWPNGMGKQSLYHVAVSIEVKGFGESDLWRHLFGFRKIESHIDSATGGRLFKVNGQPIFIRGGNWILSDGLLRLSEKRYRTDIKFHADMNFNMIRCWAGGLSERPEFYHYCDMYGLLVWQEFWITGDVDGRGDPVSNPDGPLDHDLFLLCAKDTVKLIRNHASLALWVGGNEQVPPDDLNTALKNYLKLHPYFEKVGEDDKTLEDLNKEEKDPSLYLDGTRIYVQGSMWDGFADSKGGWTDGPYEIQYPESFFKDDFYSYGFNPEVGSVGMPVAATIRATMPPEGWQIPIFKKLSNGYTEEVPNPIWEYHKYIPYSKPDKVHDQIELYGTPKDLDDFCLKAQLVNYIQYRALLEGWTSYMWRKFTGVLIWKTQNPWTGLRGQFYDHLLDQTAGFYGCRSAAEPIHVQLNLATYSIEVVNTTSDALSGVAIEASVWDLEGACPYYKVFDKLSVPPKKTVSIVEMKYPKSQSPKPVYFLLLKLYHMSDFGIISRNFYWLHVSGGNYKLLEAYRKKKVPLRITSRAYVRGSTYEIDMHVQNTSKKPDYQNLTYRNVFSTRHSGGDIDLASFDSDQAAKEVKCRSGLLQRAGKCFSKEANSPSVTIINGTEVGVAFFLHFSVHAMKADRKEGEDTRILPVHYSDNYFSLVPGEIMTINVSFEVPTGVTPRVTLNGWNYHGGHTVH; encoded by the exons ATGAAGGCCGCGGCGGCGCCGGTGATCGCGGGGATTGGGAAGACAAAGCTCGATTCCGGATGGCTCGCGGCGAGATCGACGGAGGTGGAGCTCACCGGGGCTCAGCTCACCACGACTCATCCTCCGACCGGGGCCGATCCTCCGTGGATGGAGGCTGTCGTTCCCGGGAC TGTTCTAGGAACCCTGGTAAAGAACAAGGCAGTTCCAGATCCTTTTTATGGGTTAAATAACGAGGCCATTATAGATATTGCTGATTCTGGAAGGGAATTCTACACATTTTGGTTTTTCACGGCTTTCCAATGCAAGCTG cCTGGAGCACAACACCTCGATCTGAATTTTCGAGCAATTAACTACTCTGCGGAAGTTTACTTGAATGGGCATAAAAAGGTTCTTCCAAAAGGAATGTTCAGAAGACATCAACTTGATGTTACTGACATTCTCCATCCTAATGGACAAAACATGCTAGCAGTTCTTGTTCACCCCCCAGATCACCCTGGAAAAATACCTCCAGAGGGAGGACAAGGTGGGGACCATGAG ATCGGAAAGGATGTCGCAACACAATATGTTGAGGGTTGGGACTGGATTGCTCCTATAAG GGATCGTAATACTGGCATATGGGATGAAGTATCAGTTACCGTCACTGGG CCTGTAAAGTTAATTGATCCCCACTTGGTGTCATCATTTTTCGACAACTATAAGAGAGTATACTTGCATTGTACGACTGAGTTGGAAAATAGAAGTACATGGGTTGCTGAATGCTCTTTGAGCATCGAAGTGACTGCAGAACTTGAGGGCAATACCACTTCAATAGAGCATCTTCGGACTGAACATCTGTCAATTTTGCCTGGAGCTCGGAGTAAACATACATTTACGGAG CTATTTTTCTATAAGCCGAATCTATGGTGGCCAAATGGCATGGGAAAGCAGTCCCTTTACCATGTTGCTGTCAGCATTGAAGTGAAAGGATTTGGAGAGTCTGATTTGTGGAGACATCTATTTGGATTCCGCAAAATTGAGAGCCATATTGATAGTGCAACTGGTGGAAG GTTGTTCAAGGTTAATGGGCAGCCCATCTTTATTCGTGGGGGTAATTGGATTTTATCAGACGGATTACTGCGACTTTCAGAGAAACGCTACAGGACCGATATCAAATTCCATGCTGATATGAATTTCAACATGATCCGCTGTTGGGCTGGCGGATTATCGGAAAGGCCGGAATTTTACCATTATTGTGATATGTATGGTCTTCtg GTCTGGCAAGAATTTTGGATTACTGGTGACGTTGATGGACGTGGAGACCCGGTATCCAATCCAGATGGCCCGCTGGATCATGACCTATTTCTTCTGTGTGCAAAAGACACTGTCAAGCTTATAAGGAATCATGCAAGTCTGGCTCTTTGGGTAGGTGGAAACGAACAAGTTCCACCAGATGACCTCAACACTGCTCTAAAGAATTACCTCAAACTTCATCCCTATTTTGAAAAGGTGGGTGAAGATGACAAAACTTTAGAAGATTTGAATAAAGAGGAGAAAGATCCCAGCCTCTATCTCGATGGAACACGCATCTATGTTCAAGGGTCCATGTGGGATGGGTTTGCTGACAGCAAAGGTGGTTGGACCGATGGCCCTTACGAGATCCAGTATCCTGAAAGCTTCTTTAAGGATGACTTCTACAGTTATGGATTCAATCCAGAAGTGGGTTCTGTGGGTATGCCTGTTGCAGCTACCATCAGAGCAACAATGCCTCCAGAAGGATGGCAAATTCCAATCTTCAAGAAACTTTCAAATGGTTACACAGAAGAAGTTCCAAATCCTATATGGGAATACCATAAGTACATACCATACTCAAAACCAGACAAGGTTCATGATCAAATCGAACTCTATGGTACCCCCAAGGATCTTGATGACTTCTGTTTGAAG GCTCAGCTCGTAAACTACATACAGTATAGAGCTTTATTGGAAGGCTGGACTTCTTATATGTGGAGAAAATTCACGGGGGTTCTCATATGGAAGACACAGAATCCTTGGACTGGTCTTAGAGGTCAATTTTATGATCACCTACTTGATCAAACGGCAGGGTTCTACGGCTGCCGTTCAGCTGCAGAGCCGAtccatgttcaacttaatctaGCCACCTATTCTATTGAG GTTGTTAATACCACATCAGATGCGCTCTCTGGCGTAGCAATAGAAGCCTCAGTCTGGGATTTGGAGGGAGCATGTCCATACTACAAGGTTTTTGACAAACTTTCAGTGCCACCCAAAAAGACTGTTTCCATTGTTGAGATGAAATATCCCAAATCGCAAAGTCCGAAGCCTGTctacttccttcttcttaaacTCTACCACATGTCCGATTTTGGTATCATATCTAGGAACTTTTACTGGTTACATGTGTCTGGTGGTAACTACAAGCTGTTGGAAGCATACAGGAAGAAGAAAGTACCTCTCAGGATCACATCTAGGGCTTATGTCAGAGGTTCCACATACGAAATTGACATGCATGTGCAAAACACATCTAAAAAGCCAGACTATCAAAATTTAACGTACCGGAATGTTTTCAGTACAAGGCATAGTGGGGGAGACATTGACTTGGCCTCTTTCGATTCTGACCAAGCTGCTAAGGAGGTAAAATGCCGATCCGGTTTACTTCAGAGAGCGGGCAAATGCTTTTCGAAGGAGGCTAATAGTCCAAGCGTCACGATTATCAATGGAACCGAAGTTGGAGTTGCTTTCTTCCTTCATTTCTCTGTTCATGCTATGAAGGCAGACCGCAAGGAAGGAGAAGACACAAGAATCCTTCCTGTTCATTACTCGGATAATTACTTCTCTTTAGTACCGGGCGAAATTATGACCATCAATGTCTCTTTCGAAGTTCCAACTGGCGTTACTCCTCGAGTCACGCTGAATGGCTGGAATTACCATGGTGGGCATACTGTCCACTGA